Below is a genomic region from Cellulomonas sp. P24.
GCCCACCGGCCCGTGACCACACCGCCGACCACGTAGTCGGGTCGGAACCGTCCGTCGTGCACCCACGAGTCCATCCACGCCCAGCCGTTCGCGCTCAGCAGCCGCGCGAGCTTCTTGTACTCCAGCAGGGGCGTCGTGACCGGGTGGTCCACGCCCCGGAGCTCCGGGGTGCGCGTCGTCGTCACGGCGACCCCCGCCGCTCTCAGCGCGCGCAGCAGGTCCGGTTGGGAGTCCGGATTCAGCGACGGCTGCCCGAGGATCTCCCGGACCTGCGCGGCCAGGGACTCCAGCCGGCGCGGCCGCATCCCCGGTGCCGGACGCTCACCGAGCAGGCGTGTCAGCAGCGCATCGTGCACGTCGGCACGCCAGGGCATACCGGCGTGGTGCATCTCGGCAGCGATCAGCGCCCCCGTCGACTCCGCTGCCAGCAGGAGTCGCAGTCGACCCGGCGTCTCCGACCCCGCGACGGCGTCGAGCTGGACCTGGAGCTCGGCCAGCGGGTCGCCGCCGTCCCCCGCCGTCGACGGCGCTGCCGCACGGGGATCAGCGAATAGGCCACCGCCGTCGTCCACGCGTGTCGACGGACGCGGCCCGTCCCACGGACCGGCCGGCGCCGTCGCGATCGCCGCACCGCGGCACCGTGAGCTCCGCCGCAGGATCGCGTGGCACAGGCGCAGGTCGTGGCACCTCTCGACGGTCAGCCCGGCGGCGAGGAGCGGTGGGTACCGGACGGACGTGTCGTCCCAGACCCACCGCGGATGCTCGACCTCCCGCGCGGAGACCGCAGCCACCAGGTCCTCACGACGCACCACCGCCCGTGCGCCCGCACGCCCGTCCGCGTCGACGTCCTGCAGGACGACGTTCCCCGCACGCGCCGCGTCATCACTCACGAGGACGTAGACCACGCCCCATTGTCGCCGCCCCCCACCCACCCCGCTCCGACCTCGCGCCCGCGCCCGAGCCCCCCACCCCAGCACACCCCAGGCGGGACCCGGCGCGCTCCGCGCCGCACGTGGTGCGCCTGTGACAGAAGTGGCTCGTGTGGCGTCACACGCGTCCCGTGTGCCACACGATTGCCGGCTGCGGCGCGGGGCGCGGAATGGGGACCGAGCGAGCGGGTCGTTCCGTGCGGAGACGTGACCGGGACGCCGGACAACCGGGACGCCGCGCAACCAGGACGCAGGACGACCTACGTGCCGCGCAACCGAGACGCCGGACAAACGAGGCGCCGCGGGACCGGGAAAACGCGGAGAGGGCTGTCAGGTGTTCTTGGAGTAGTACTCCGCGCTCGCGATGATCTGGCCGATGATGTCCTCGACCCGCGCCCCGTTCTGGATCGCCGTCACCCAGCTCGCCTGACCTGACGGGTCGATCCCCCGACCGAGCAGGTCCTGGTAGTAGCCGTTGACGACCGTCGTCAGGTGCTCCGTCGACAGGAGGAAGCCGTAGGCTACCGACGCCCGGGACGCGCCGTTCGCCAGCCGACCGACCCAACCGGCGACTTCGGACGGTGCCGCCGAGCGGTTGAGGACGGTGGCGTACAGCGAGCGGACCCAGCCGTCAGGCGTGCTTCCCGCCTTCGCGTAGAACTCCGGCGACGCGACGAAGCCGTCCTCGATCGCCTGGACCGTCAGGCCGCGTCCCAGCGCGTCCAACCAGCTCTGCAGGCCGACCGGGTCGGGGTCACGACTGAGGTACGTGCGGTAGATCGCCGCGACGAGCCGAGTCCGGTACTCCGTGCTCGACGTGATCGCATCCGCGACGACGATCCGCGGTACTCCGGCATCGAGCGCTCTCGTCCACGATGCGAGACCGGCAAGATCCGGAGCACGGTGAAACAGGTGGGAGTACACGCTCGTCACGTACGTGCTCGTGGCCGAGACCGGGGTTGCCGTCGTGCCCGTGACGGGAGTCGACGGGCTGCTGACTCCGAAGGTGTTGCTGGCAGTGACTTCGATGTCATAGGAGGTGCTCGGCTGGAGACCGGTCAGGGTCTCGGTCGTGGCCGTCGTCGATACCGCGCTGGTCCACGATGCTCCGGCCTGCCGGTAGGCCGCCTGGTAGGTCAGCGGCCCTCCTCCGGACGTCGCGACGGGTGCGTCCCACGCGATCGTCAGGGATGTCGGCGTCGCTGCGGCGATCCTGAGCTGGCTCGCCGACCCGGGACCGGGGACGACGTTCGACGACGCCAGCTCCGTCGTCGTCGTCGCGTCGATTCCGGTGACGACAGGCTCTGCCACGCCCGTGAGCGCCGCGGTCACCTGGTCGGGTGAGGCGCTCGGGTACGCCCCGAGGTAGAGCGCTGCGATGCCGGCCACGTGCGGGGCCGCCATCGACGTGCCGGACATCGTCGTGGTCCCACCCGGGTTGGCCGCTGAGAGCGAGACGATCGAGACCCCGGGTGCGAACATGTCGACGCACGGCCCCCAGTCGGAGAACGTCGCACGCCGGTCGCTCTGGTCGGTCGCGCCGATCGTCAGAGCGGCCGGGACCGAGGCCGGGGACGCCGAGCACGAGTTCGCGTCCGCGTTCCCGGCAGCGACCACGACGGTCAGGCCGTCGGCGATGAGCCCAGCGACGGCAGTGTTCAGCGTGGTGCTGAGCGGGCCGCTCAGTGACATGTTGACGACACCGGGACCGCCGGCGACGTGATGCGCGGCGATCCAGTCGAGGCCGGCGATCACGGTTGTCGTCGAGCCGGCGCCGCTGCAGTTCAGGACGCGCACCGGGACCACGGTGGCCTGCTTGGCCACGCCGTACAGCGTCGAGGCGGCCGTGCCGGCGACGTGGGTGCCGTGCCCGTTGCAGTCCGTCGTCCCGTACCCGTCGGTGAAGGCGGAGAAGCCGGCCGCGAGCCTGCTCCCGAAGCCCGGATTGGGTGATACACCGGTGTCGACCACGTACACAGGTACGCCCGATCCGGCACTGTCCGGGTAGGTGTAACGGTTGTCGAGCGGCAGGTTCACCTGGTCGAGGCGGTCCAGCCCCCACGGCGCAGGACTCTCGGTCGAGGTGGCGCGGAACGTCTGGTCGGCCGTCACCGCGGAGACTTCAGGCGTTGCCTCGAGCTGCGCGGCCTGCGTCGGGGTCAGGTCGACGGAGAACCCGTCGACGGCGTGGCTGAACTGCCTGTCCGGCGTCGCCCCGAGGGCATCGATCGCCGCGGCGGCAGCACCTGACTCGCCCGGCTTCACCTCGACGACGTAGGTGCTCGTCGGACCGCTCGACGGGGTCGGCGCCGTGCCGCCATCCGACGCGAGAGCCGCGCCAGCCGGCGAGGCGACGACGAGGAGCGCACACACCCAGCCGACGCTCCGCGCGCGATGCCTGGACGTGGTAGATCGGAGCACGATGCGTGTCCCTTCGACTTGGCCCGGGCAGCGGACCCGTGGCTCGGGGACGTGCCCCCGGGAGCGCCATTTCCATGGTGTATATCGGCGCGGGCTCCGACTGTCATGAGGCCGAAGGGCATGCTCGGATCAGGTGAATCCTCGCGCGGGCGTACGACCCCGGGCAGCAGGGTCGGGTCAGACCTCGAGGTCGCCCGCGTCCACCAGGAAGTCGTCGGCGTCGGCGATCTCCCCGCCGACGGCGGACTGCAACGCCTTCGCGAGGGCGTTGACGCGCCGTGCGGCCCGGCCGCGCGCGATCCGGTGCGCGTGCGACGGCTTCTCGAGCTCGAGCTCGTCGGGGTCCGGAGGGGTCCAGCGCACGCGGTACGCGACGGCTCCGTGCTCCGTCCAGGGGAGACCGCGCAGGATCGGCGGGAGGGTGTCCTCGTCGCCGACCTCGAGTGCGACGAAGCCGTCCATCACGAGGTCGGCGACGATCGCGTAGCCGTCGACCTGATCGGGGGCGGAGAGGGCGGCCATGTCGTACGCGTCGGCCTCGGCGTGAAGTCGGGCGCGCTCCTCGTCGCCGAGCACGTCGACGGGCGGGCGGAGCTCGTCGGGAAGCGGGGCCGGGCCCTGCCAGTCGACGCCGTCGAGGGCGAGCCGGGCCCGGGGGACGGCCCGCTGCACGATCCGCAGCGCCTCGTCGGGCTCGAGCCACACGTCGCTGAACACCGTCAGGTCGATGATCGCGTCCGGGTCGGGGGTCAGGACGACGCCGGCGTCGCCGGTTCGGATCGAGGCACGCAGGCGGCGTGCCGTGGAGACGAGCCAGAGCACGACCCGTTCCTCCTCACGGACGGGCATGCCGTCGGGGAACACCCGCTTGAGGCCGTCGCGGTCACCGCCGGGGTAGGGCCGTTCGCCTCGTTCGCGCGGCGTCGTCACGTCGAACACGGCTGCGGTCGTCGCCGGCAGCCCGAGGCTCAGGGCATCACCCGGACGGAGCCCGTAGGGGCCGGTGAGGGTCGTGTGGCGGGAGAGCCGCAGGACGCCGGGCGACGGGCGCGCCGTGGTGCCGGGCCCGGCCGACCGTGGCGGGACCTGCCAGGTCGTGCCGGGGAACCGGCTGACGGCGAGGACGTCGACCTCGTCGGCCGTCACGCCGTCGGGCAGGGCGAGCAGGTAGTGCCGGCGGATGCCGGGGTCGTCGATCGGGAGGACCGGCAGCTCTCCGGGCGCGCTCCCGCGGGCGGCCTCCATCGGTCAGAGCTCGGTGCGGTGGAAGTTCTGCCACGAGCGGGAGGCGGTCGGGCCCCGCTGGCCCTGGTAGCGCGAGCCGTACTCGCTCGACCCGTACGGGTGCTCCGACGGGGAGGACAGCCGGAAGAAGCACATCTGGCCGATCTTCATGCCGGGCCACAGGAGGATCGGCAACGTCGCGACGTTCGACAGCTCGAGGGTCACGTGCCCGGAGAACCCGGGGTCGACGAACCCGGCGGTCGAGTGGGTCAGCAGCCCGAGGCGACCGAGCGAGGACTTGCCCTCGAGCCGGGCCGCGATGTCGTCCGGCAGGGTCACGGCCTCGTACGTCGAGCCGAGCACGAACTCGCCGGGGTGCAGGACGAACGAGTCTCCGCGCTCGACCTCGACGAGTCGGGTGAGGTCCGGCTGGTCGACAGCCGGGTCGATCACCGGATACTTGTGGTTGTCGAACAGTCGGAAGAACTTGTCGAGGCGGACGTCGATCGAGGAGGGCTGGAGCATGGTGGGCTCGTACGGGTCGAGCACGACCCTGCCGGACTCGAGCTCGGCGCGGATGTCACGATCGGAGAGCAGCACGGGTGCAACGGTAACCAACGTGGACGCGGTGCGGGTACCGACTGCCCGGCCGATGGGCTCGACCTGGGACGGCCGTCCCATCCGGGGGCGGCAGCAGGTGCCGGTATGCTTCCTGGACCGGCTCGTGGGAGCGCTCCCGCACACCACACATCACACCTGAGAGGCGTCACCATGCGGTACGGACACTTCGATGACGAGGCCCGTGAGTACGTCATCACCACGCCCCACACGCCCTACCCGTGGATCAACTACCTCGGGTCGGAGAGGTTCTTCTCGCTCCTCTCGCACCAGGCCGGCGGGTACTCGTTCTACCGCGACGCGAAGATGCGACGCCTCACGCGCTACCGCTACAACAACATCCCCGCCGACGAGGGTGGCCGCTACTTCTACATCAACGACGGCGGAGACGTCTGGACCCCGTCCTGGATGCCGGTCAAGGCCGACCTCGACCACTTCGAGTGCCGCCACGGCCTGGGCTACTCCCGGATCACCGGCGAGCGCCGCGGGCTGCGCGTCGAGACGCTGTTCTTCGTCCCGATCGGTGAGGACGCCGAGGTCCACAAGGTCACGCTGACCAACACGTCCGACGCTGCGAAGTCCGTCACGCTGTTCTCGTACCTCGAGTTCGCGCTGTGGAACGCGCAGGACGACCAGACCAACTACCAGCGCAACCTGTCGATCGGTGAGGTCGAGGTCGAGCCGTTCACCGGCACGAGCAGCGCGATCTACCACAAGACCGAGTACCGCGAGCGTCGCGACCACTACGCCGTCTACGGGGTCAACGCCGAGACCGCCGGCTTCGACACGGACCGCGACACGTTCGTCGGCGCGTACAACTCCCTGGGCGAGGCCGCCGTGCCGTTCGCCGGGGCGTCCGCGAACTCCGTCGCCTCCGGCTGGTACCCGATCGCGTCGCACAGCCTCGAGATCACCCTCGAGCCCGGTGCGTCGACCAGCTACACGTTCGTCCTCGGCTACGTCGAGAACCCCGCCGACGAGAAGTGGGCCCCGGCCGACGAGGCCGCCGGCATCCTCCCCCTGCAGGTGATCAACAAGACCCGCGCGCACGAGCTCCTGGCCCGGTTCGCGACGACGGAGCAGACCGACGCGGCGTTCGACGCCCTGGTCGCCTACTGGACCGATCTGCTCTCCGGCTTCAGCGTCACGAGCGGCGACGAGAAGCTCGACCGGATGGTCAACATCTGGAACCAGTACCAGTGCATGGTCACGTTCAACATGTCGCGCTCGGCGTCATACTTCGAGACGGGGATCGGGCGTGGGATGGGCTTCCGCGACTCGACGCAGGACCTGCTGGGGTTCGTGCACCTCGTCCCCGAGCGGGCCCGCGAGCGCATCCTCGACATCGCCGCCACGCAGCTCCCGGACGGCTCCGCGTACCACCAGTACCAGCCGCTGACGAAGCGCGGGAACCACGACCTCGGGTCCGGGTTCAACGACGACCCGCTGTGGCTCGTCGCCGGGGTCGCGGCCTACATCAAGGAGACCGGCGACGTCGCGATCCTCGACGAGCTCGTGCCGTTCGACAACGACGACGCCCTCGCGGCGCCGCTGTTCGAGCACCTGACGCGCTCGTTCACGTTCACCCTGAACAACCGCGGACCGCACGGCCTGCCGCTGATCGGCCGCGCGGACTGGAACGACTGCCTCAACCTCAACTGCTTCTCGAGCGAGCCCGGCGAGTCGTTCCAGACCACCGAGAACCAGGCCGGCGGGGTCGCGGAGTCGGTGTTCATCGCGACGATGTTCGTGCTGTACGGCGAGCAGTACGCCGAGCTCGCCGAGCGGCGGGGCCTGGCCGACGTCGCAGCGGCAGCCCGTGCAGCCGTCGCCGAGGTGCGCGCCGTGACCCTCGCCGACGGGTGGGACGGCGAGTGGTTCCTGCGGGCGTACGACTTCTACGGCAACAAGGTCGGCACCGACGAGAAGCCCGAGGGCAAGATCTGGATCGAGCCGCAGGGCTTCGCGGTGATGGCCGGGATCGGTACCGAGAAGCCGGCCGACGGCGGACCGTCCGTCGCGGAGCGCGCGCTCGCATCGGTCAACACGATGCTCGCGACCGACCACGGCATGGTGCTCCAGTACCCGGCGTACACGAGCTACCAGATCGAGCTCGGTGAGGTCTCCACCTACCCGCCCGGGTACAAGGAGAACGGCGGGATCTTCTGCCACAACAACCCGTGGGTGATCATCGCCGAGACCGTCGTCGGCAACGGCGCCCGGGCGTTCGACTACTACAAGCGCATCGCCCCCGCCTACCGCGAGGAGATCAGCGAGGTGCACCGGCTCGAGCCGTACGTGTACGCGCAGATGATCGCGGGCAAGGAGGCCGTCCGCCACGGCGAGGCCAAGAACTCGTGGCTCACCGGCACCGCCGCGTGGAACTTCGTGGCCGTCAGCCAGTACCTGCTGGGCGTCCGCCCGGAGTACGACGGCCTGGTCGTCGACCCGTGCCTCGGCCCGGAGATCCCCGAGTTCACGGTGCGGCGGCGGGCCCGTGGCGCTACCTACGTCATCACGGTTCGCAACAGCGGGGGCAAGGGCGCGCGGCTCACGGTCGACGGCACGCCGATCGAGGGGACCATCGTGCCGTACGCACCGGCCGGCTCGACCGTGCTCGTCGACGTGGAGGTCTGACGGGCCCGACAGGGTCCTGGCATGCGACGTTGAAGCCCTCGCGAGTCCGGGTATGATGTCCGAACGCGTCGAGCGCACGGCTGTCGAGTCGGTCGCGAGGGGCAGCGGCGTACGCCGTGCGGGTGTAGTTCAGTGGCAGAACTTCAGCTTCCCAAGCTGATAGCGCGAGTTCGATTCTCGTCACCCGCTCCACAGCTGGTTCCGGAAAGTATGCCGTGGTGGTTCCGGTTTCTCGGGGCGCGCGCGGATCGCCACGACGCATGACGCTGGATTGGTGCCGTCGCACCCCAGATCTCGCGCTGCGCGGTCTGCCGGAGGGTGTCCGGCGGTCACCTCGGGTTCGTGGGCGCTGTCTCCGGGTACGCCGAGCGGCCCCACGCCCCTGGGGGACGTGAGGCTGCGGGCCGTGCGGTCGATCGGTGGTTGTTGGTGGCGCGGCCAGCGCTACGTGCGCAAGGGCCTGGATGCACGCGGCTTGCGAGCGCGTTTGCCGCTCGGGGTAGACGGGTCGGTTCGGCTGGGTGGCGCAGTGGTCGGGTGGTGCGTGGTCGAGGTGCCGGTCAGGCCAGTGTCGGGTCCGGTCGCCTCGGGCGCGTTGGCGGCCGCGACGAGGCCGGCGAGGGTGTCCTGATGGCGGCGCAGTCGCTTGCGGTGCGCGGGGGCCTCGGCCTGCTTGGCTCGCCAGGCCTTGATGATCCGGCGGTTGATTCCCGCGAGGAGGAACGCCAGGGCGAAGGTGCGCTTCGCGAGGCCCATGAGCTTGGAGTAGGTGCGTGTCAGCGCCGCGTACTTGTCCTTCAGGAGCGAGTTGGCGGTCTCGACCAGGACGCGCGGACCGTAGGCCAGCGTCCATGCGGTGGTCCCGTAAACCAGGCCCAGGCCCTGGGCGAGGGTGAAGTACGACGGCGCCGCGGTGATGACGCCTCCGCAGCACTTCTCGACGCCGTCGGGCAGGGTGACCAGGGGTGCGTTCTTCGACACCTTGCGCTGGGTCAGCTGGCTCGCCCTGAGGCGGCCCGCGCAGAACGGGCACATCAGGCGCTGGTACCCATCGGCGTCGGGGCGCCCGTGGTTGGAGTAGCGCCAACGGGCTCGCTCGTCGTACAGGGCTTGGATCCTGCGGCGCTCCTCGGCGGAGTCGTTGCGCCCGATGCGCGGCAGGTCCCGTAGGTGGTCGGGCAGGTACTTGCTGAATGGTGTCCCGTCGTGCCAGGTGACGTCGGTGAGCACCTGCACCTGGCTGCGCTGGGCGTCGGTCAGTTCGAAGATCGGCTCGATGCCGGCCAGCAGCAGAGGTCCATGGGCGTTCTCGAATGCCAACAACGAGTAGCCGCGGTCCCAGACCACGACCTTCACCGGGGAACCCGTGCGGTCTGGGGTGGGCGCCTTGCCGGGCTCCGGGACGCGCTCGGCACAGAGCATCGGCACGGTCGCGTGGCCGCGGTGAGCACCGGCCGGGACCAGCCGCGCACTGGTGATGATGTTCGGCACGTGCGGCCCGTAGGTGAGTTGACCGGGCTTGCCGGCGTAGGCGTAGTCGCGGATCTGGACCGACAGGTGCAGCTCGTAGCCGATGTAGAGACCGGCCTTGTGCTGGTGGTTGGCGCTGCGGTGTCCAGCACGCGCGTCGACGTCCCTGGTGTAGATCGCCCGCCCGTCCGGTCCAAGCTCGACCTTGCCCTTGAGTCGTGATCGGGTCTTGGCGAGCGCCTTGGCGTGCTCCTCCAGGGGCGTGTCGGTGTCCGGGGGCGTGGCTCCGTCGTACTCCGGGTCAGGGCTCACGAACGTTCCGCAGGTCTCCCAGTCGGTGCCGTCGACCGAGCGGGTGTGACTCCAGGGCAGGTCCGCCGGCACGACCGCCGACGGGAACACTTCGAACAGCCAGGCCAGGTCCGCGTGCACCGTGGCCGAGCCGTCCTGGAAGTCGAACCCGTCGGCCAGCGCCTTGATCACCCGATCGGTCTTGGCCCAGATCCGCTGGTAGGCGCGGTCCACGGGCAGGCGGACCATGCTCAGCTGCGCGAGCTGCTCATCGGAGCATGCGACGAGCTGCGAGGCGGCCTCGGTGTGCTCCGCGCGCGATCCTTCCTCGAAGGCGTTCAGCACCCAGGCGACCAGCACGGCTCGCGCGGGTACCGATCCGGGCCGTCCGCCGCCCTCGTTGATCGCAAGGCGCAACCCCTGGTGGAAACCCTCGCCAAGCCAGTCGACCGCCGCGCACGCCTCGGTGAACTCCTCGCCCGTAGGCTGGCGCTTCTCGGTGACGTCGATCGGCGCCCGGAGACGTGGCGGCTTCCGCGGCTTCGGTGGTGTGATCGGCTCACTCATCGAGCCACCGCCTCAACACCACGCAGCATCGCCCGGACCGCTGTCGCACAACGATCAGGGTCCTGGTCCAGCGGGGCGACGAACTCAGCCATGTCGCTCAGCGCGGTCATCGACTCCAACCCGGCCGCGGCCATCAGCTCGGGTACCCGGGTGCCCAGTGCCAGGTGGGCTACCAGCCACGTCGAACGCAGACGCCCGAGCTCGAGCTCGGGACCCGCCGGGTCGAGCCGGATCCTGGCGACCGCCTCGCTGGCAGCACCGCGGTGGACAGCAGTTCCACCGAAGAGCAATCCGCCGCCCGGGGTGTCGTCCACCAAGGCGCGCAGCCGCTCCTCGAATTCCCGTAGAACCGGAACCGCCCGGCCCGGGACGTGCACCATCAGGCCGTCGACGCCCAGGTCCTCCACGTGCTCTCGCCGAACCTGAGCGACCCACCGTCCGTCCAGACCCGCGCCGAGGCCCAGGACAAGAAACGCCTCACCATTACGTCGCGCGATGCCCTGGTTGCGGGAGATCTGGTCCTCCAGCAACCGCACCTCGGCGGACGTGTACGGCAGGGAGAGGTACCGGTGCCGGCGCTCGCTGGCTGCCGGCCACCCGCCACGGGGGTTGAGCGCCTGACCCACCCGACGCGCCGTACCGACCTGACTCGCGATCGTGGACGTCCCTGCCGTCTCCACCTTGGCGCGGACCCGCGCCGGGGCCGCCTTGACCCGTGCACGCAACGCCTTGGCGAGCGCCTGATCGAACTGCTGAACCGTCACGT
It encodes:
- a CDS encoding bifunctional 3'-5' exonuclease/DNA polymerase — protein: MVYVLVSDDAARAGNVVLQDVDADGRAGARAVVRREDLVAAVSAREVEHPRWVWDDTSVRYPPLLAAGLTVERCHDLRLCHAILRRSSRCRGAAIATAPAGPWDGPRPSTRVDDGGGLFADPRAAAPSTAGDGGDPLAELQVQLDAVAGSETPGRLRLLLAAESTGALIAAEMHHAGMPWRADVHDALLTRLLGERPAPGMRPRRLESLAAQVREILGQPSLNPDSQPDLLRALRAAGVAVTTTRTPELRGVDHPVTTPLLEYKKLARLLSANGWAWMDSWVHDGRFRPDYVVGGVVTGRWATSGGGALQLPASIRAAVVADPGWRLVVADAAQLEPRVLAAMSGDEAMALAGQHADLYQAVVDAGIVETRKQAKYAMLGAIYGATTGASAVLMPQLTRAYPRAVDLVEAAARSGERGEVVTTWLGRSSPVPDAAWQSELRAASAEGTGADEVRAARRRGRDWGRFTRNFVVQGTAAEWALCWMAALRRRLRALDGGPHLVMFLHDEVMVHTPAEVTGEVAAAVRESAVEAGRLLFGDTAVEFALDVSVVDSYGDAT
- a CDS encoding GH36-type glycosyl hydrolase domain-containing protein — encoded protein: MRYGHFDDEAREYVITTPHTPYPWINYLGSERFFSLLSHQAGGYSFYRDAKMRRLTRYRYNNIPADEGGRYFYINDGGDVWTPSWMPVKADLDHFECRHGLGYSRITGERRGLRVETLFFVPIGEDAEVHKVTLTNTSDAAKSVTLFSYLEFALWNAQDDQTNYQRNLSIGEVEVEPFTGTSSAIYHKTEYRERRDHYAVYGVNAETAGFDTDRDTFVGAYNSLGEAAVPFAGASANSVASGWYPIASHSLEITLEPGASTSYTFVLGYVENPADEKWAPADEAAGILPLQVINKTRAHELLARFATTEQTDAAFDALVAYWTDLLSGFSVTSGDEKLDRMVNIWNQYQCMVTFNMSRSASYFETGIGRGMGFRDSTQDLLGFVHLVPERARERILDIAATQLPDGSAYHQYQPLTKRGNHDLGSGFNDDPLWLVAGVAAYIKETGDVAILDELVPFDNDDALAAPLFEHLTRSFTFTLNNRGPHGLPLIGRADWNDCLNLNCFSSEPGESFQTTENQAGGVAESVFIATMFVLYGEQYAELAERRGLADVAAAARAAVAEVRAVTLADGWDGEWFLRAYDFYGNKVGTDEKPEGKIWIEPQGFAVMAGIGTEKPADGGPSVAERALASVNTMLATDHGMVLQYPAYTSYQIELGEVSTYPPGYKENGGIFCHNNPWVIIAETVVGNGARAFDYYKRIAPAYREEISEVHRLEPYVYAQMIAGKEAVRHGEAKNSWLTGTAAWNFVAVSQYLLGVRPEYDGLVVDPCLGPEIPEFTVRRRARGATYVITVRNSGGKGARLTVDGTPIEGTIVPYAPAGSTVLVDVEV
- the dcd gene encoding dCTP deaminase, encoding MLLSDRDIRAELESGRVVLDPYEPTMLQPSSIDVRLDKFFRLFDNHKYPVIDPAVDQPDLTRLVEVERGDSFVLHPGEFVLGSTYEAVTLPDDIAARLEGKSSLGRLGLLTHSTAGFVDPGFSGHVTLELSNVATLPILLWPGMKIGQMCFFRLSSPSEHPYGSSEYGSRYQGQRGPTASRSWQNFHRTEL
- a CDS encoding DUF4214 domain-containing protein, which produces MLRSTTSRHRARSVGWVCALLVVASPAGAALASDGGTAPTPSSGPTSTYVVEVKPGESGAAAAAIDALGATPDRQFSHAVDGFSVDLTPTQAAQLEATPEVSAVTADQTFRATSTESPAPWGLDRLDQVNLPLDNRYTYPDSAGSGVPVYVVDTGVSPNPGFGSRLAAGFSAFTDGYGTTDCNGHGTHVAGTAASTLYGVAKQATVVPVRVLNCSGAGSTTTVIAGLDWIAAHHVAGGPGVVNMSLSGPLSTTLNTAVAGLIADGLTVVVAAGNADANSCSASPASVPAALTIGATDQSDRRATFSDWGPCVDMFAPGVSIVSLSAANPGGTTTMSGTSMAAPHVAGIAALYLGAYPSASPDQVTAALTGVAEPVVTGIDATTTTELASSNVVPGPGSASQLRIAAATPTSLTIAWDAPVATSGGGPLTYQAAYRQAGASWTSAVSTTATTETLTGLQPSTSYDIEVTASNTFGVSSPSTPVTGTTATPVSATSTYVTSVYSHLFHRAPDLAGLASWTRALDAGVPRIVVADAITSSTEYRTRLVAAIYRTYLSRDPDPVGLQSWLDALGRGLTVQAIEDGFVASPEFYAKAGSTPDGWVRSLYATVLNRSAAPSEVAGWVGRLANGASRASVAYGFLLSTEHLTTVVNGYYQDLLGRGIDPSGQASWVTAIQNGARVEDIIGQIIASAEYYSKNT